The stretch of DNA TAGTGCTCGACATGGACGTGAACGACGTGATTCCGCTCAAGGCGGGCTCGTCGAAACGTTGGCCGGCCACGGGAAGGGTGGCGATGAACGTGATCCAGCTCGAAACCATGAGGTTGATGGTGGTTCCCACCTTGCAGAGCCTCTTCCCTGGTAACACCGACGGGATCACTTGGGCGAACAGGCTCACCACCACCGGCAACGACACGAGGCTGACGCGGGCTCTGCGCCCGATTTCCGACTTCGAGATCACCGTCCACGAGATCTTCACCACGGACCAGGACATACGAAGCGGGAACGGGTGGAGCCGGTGGCTCGCGGAGATCGGGTTACTTCGATCCGTCGAGGACCACAAAGGCTACTACTACGGTACGACCGATCTTCCACCGGGCTCCGCCTACGGAGGGCTGGGATGGGTCGCCCGACCCTGGAGCGTCGGCGGCGACTGGGACGACGTCATGGCTCACGAGCTCGGCCACAACATGAGTCTGTATCACGCTCCCTGCGGCGGAGCGGGTGACCCGGACCCGGCGTTTCCATACGGAGAGGGCGACATCGGCATCTGGGGCTACAACGTCGAGGGCGGCCGGCTCATGCCTCCGTTCGATTTCAAGGACGACATGAGCTACTGCGACCCCACCTGGGTGAGCGACTTCCACTTCCAGCGGGCGATCGAGTTCCGACAGACCGAGCCGTTCGCCGACGCCGCGCCCGCCGATCGGATCCCCCGACTCTACGTCTCGGGCGGCGTGATCCGCGGTGGTGGAATCGAGTTCTATCCTTCCTACGTGATCGAGAGCGGTCCGCTGACCCCGGACGGCGTAGGAGAGTATTCGCTGGAGGGCGTGACCGCGGACGGCTCGATCCTCTTCTCCCATCGCTTCACTCCCCACAGGAACGGCAACGGCGGCGCAGGTTTCACGTTCGCCCTCCCCTTCGAGGCGACATGGACCCACGAACTCGACCGGATCAAGGTCGACGGCCCGGCGGGTCCGGCGTACCTCGACCACAACAGCCAGGCAGCCTCCGCCATTGTCGTGAACCCGGAGTCGGGACAGGTCACGGCCATCACCAGCGACCTGGCCCGCGTGTCGGCTGCGGACGGCGCCGTGATCGCCATCAGCGCCGGGCTCCCCATTTTCGAGGATGAAATTCGATGACTATTTCAAGAATCGGCTTGACCGCGACCCTGCTTGCGCTCGTTGCGGCGGGTTCGTCTTCGGACGCGGCCGCGCAGGTGTCGGGGCCTGGTGACATCACGATCGAACTGGGCGGTGGCGGATCGATCGGAGGGCACAGCTCCTCCGCGGCCGGCCTGGAAACCGCGGCCGAATTGTCCTACCACGCCTTGTTCGGATACAGACTGAGCGAATCTCTCTCCGTCTTCGGCGGCTACGCTCGCACCGCCTACGGCTGCGAGAACGCCTACTGCAGGACCATCAACCCGGTGCTGACCGCCCAGCACGGCGTGGTTGGAGCCGAGTTGAACCGGGGTGGCGGCTGGCTGAGAGTCGGGGCCGCCTACGGAGCGTCCAAGGGCGTCCCGGCGGAGCTGACCCAACTGCCGCCTTCGGATCCGTCCCAGGGCCTGGGCGCCTTGATCAGCGTCGGGACCACCTGGGGCCGCGGGGCCTTCAGGGCTCGTCCGTTCCTCTCCTATCTGTACTACCTGACGGACGACGCCGTCGCGGGAGGCGGCCACGGCATAGCCCTGACTGCGGGGTTCGGGTTCCAGTTCCGGTTGGTAGGCGGTTGATCGAGGTAGGGACGGACGCTCGGCGATGAGCCGGGCAGGCTTAATTGACGGCAGCCCGGATACACAACGGGCTGCCGCACCCGATACGGAAGGTTGAACACGAGGGAGGCGGTTCTGGACGGGCAGCGCGACCTGCTGTTGCCCTCCATGCTCCACCTCTACTCGGAGCCGCTCGTGCTCGCGGAAGGGGAAGGCGCCCGTGTGCGGGACGCCGACGGAAGAGAGTACCTCGATCTCTTCAGCGGTATCCTGACCACGTCGGTGGGGCACTGTCATCCCAGAGTGACCGCGGCTGTGGCCGATCAAATGGCCAGGCTGGGTCACACCTCGACGCTATACGCCACCGAGCCGCAGGTCGAGGCGGCCCGACGCATCGCGCGCATAGCTCCCGGCAAACTCAGGCGTACCTTCTTCACCAACTCCGGGACCGAAGCGATCGAGACCGCTCTCATGATGGCGTGTCTCGCGACCGGGCGCAGCGAGATCGTGGCCTTGCGCATCGGCTACCACGGCCGCTCGTTCATGGCGACGAGCGTCACCGCTCACTCGGGATGGCGCCCCCTGTCGACGCCGGTTGCCGGGGTCAAGCACGCCCGCGCCCCGAATCCGTATCGCTGTCCGTGCGGAGGCGGGTGCTCGGACGGCTGCGTGGACTACTACCTGGCGGACCTGGAGGAGACGATCGTCACCACCACCAACGGTCGGCCCGCCGCGTTCATCGCCGAGACGGTCATGGGCGTGGCCGGCTACGTGGTGCCTCCGCCGGAGTACTTCCAGGGCGCCGCCGAGATCATCCGCTCCAGAGGCGGTCTGCTCGTGATAGACGAGGTGCAGGCGGGCTTCGGACGCTGCGGAAAGCATTGGTTCGGGATCGAACACTGGGGGGTCGAGCCCGACATCATGGTGATGGCGAAGGGAATCGCCAACGGTGCGCCGGTAGGAGCCACCATCGCCAGCGACGAGGTGGCGCGCGCCTGGCGAGGCAAGACCATCTCGACCTTCGGCGGCAG from Gemmatimonadota bacterium encodes:
- a CDS encoding aspartate aminotransferase family protein; the encoded protein is MLHLYSEPLVLAEGEGARVRDADGREYLDLFSGILTTSVGHCHPRVTAAVADQMARLGHTSTLYATEPQVEAARRIARIAPGKLRRTFFTNSGTEAIETALMMACLATGRSEIVALRIGYHGRSFMATSVTAHSGWRPLSTPVAGVKHARAPNPYRCPCGGGCSDGCVDYYLADLEETIVTTTNGRPAAFIAETVMGVAGYVVPPPEYFQGAAEIIRSRGGLLVIDEVQAGFGRCGKHWFGIEHWGVEPDIMVMAKGIANGAPVGATIASDEVARAWRGKTISTFGGSPPSMAALCATQDVLAENAAPANAETRGGELRVGLEAIQARHPWIGDVRGMGLMQALEIVKDPASKTPDQERIARLMEATREEGLLVGQGGLHGTVVRIGPSLLVTADEIAEGLEKLARACEKAE